TTTTTGGATCAACCGCAACGTGTCCTGACTCGGGATCAACTGTTGAATCTCACCCAGGGGCGTGACGCCGACCCATTTGATCGCTCCATCGATCTTCTTGTAAGCCGCTTGCGTCAACGCCTGCGTGACGGCGCTCGCGAGCCGCGCTACATCAAAACGGTTCGCAATGAGGGTTATGTGTTGGCCGAAGCAATTGAAGTGCTTTCCGAGGACGGCCGTGCGCAATAAATGGCGTCTGCGACCGCGCACTCTATTTACCCGACTCACCCTCATTCTGTTCGCCGGGCTCTTACTCGCGCACCTTCTTTCATTCTGGTTGGTGTTCTCGGAGCGCACGCAATCATCCATGCGCATGATGATGCACTCCGCCTTGAGGGATGTGGCAAGTTCGGTGGCGATTCTCGATCGATTGCCTGCCGAAGAACGCTCAGCGTGGCTGCCCAAGTTAAATCGTAGTAGTTACCATTACGGGCTGGAGCCGATTTCCGACAGCGCGCCCATCGATTCGCGGTCGGCACCGCCAATTCTCGGGGCAATTGTCAGCGCCCTCGGACCCGGCTATGCAAGTACGGCATCGGCAAAAATCATTTCCGCACGCCATGTGCAGCTGCAACTACCTCTTCACGACGGTGCGCCGCTGAGCGTCGATCTTTCCTATTCCCCCGTACCGCTACCTGCCTGGTTGCCGGTGCTGCTTGCCGCGCAATTCGCCGCGCTCGGCGTAGTCTGTTGGTTCGCGGTGCGCCAAGCGACCCGTCCATTGGCGCAACTCGCACGAGCCGCCGACGCTCTCGGGCAAGACGGCCAAGGCGAAGCTCTGGCAGAGGATGGTCCACTCGAGGTTGCGCGCGCCGCACTTGCCTTCAATGCCATGCGGCGTCGCATCAGTCACTATTTGAGTGAACGCATGCAGCTTCTGGCGGCCATCTCTCATGATTTGCAGACCCCCATAACGCGCATGCGCCTGCGCGCCGACTTGATGGACGACACCCCGTTTCGAGACAAGTTCATCGGCGATCTG
The sequence above is drawn from the Pirellulales bacterium genome and encodes:
- a CDS encoding ATP-binding protein, translating into MRNKWRLRPRTLFTRLTLILFAGLLLAHLLSFWLVFSERTQSSMRMMMHSALRDVASSVAILDRLPAEERSAWLPKLNRSSYHYGLEPISDSAPIDSRSAPPILGAIVSALGPGYASTASAKIISARHVQLQLPLHDGAPLSVDLSYSPVPLPAWLPVLLAAQFAALGVVCWFAVRQATRPLAQLARAADALGQDGQGEALAEDGPLEVARAALAFNAMRRRISHYLSERMQLLAAISHDLQTPITRMRLRADLMDDTPFRDKFIGDLRAMQSLVQEGIAYARDGQGITEPMRLTDMNALLDSVVCDYGDAGNMVRLSGHCDTPVSTRPQTLRRIITNLVDNALKFGSEAELLFALEGEDRVTISVRDTGPGIPPAQMGAVLQPFYRIEGSRNRETGGTGLGLAIAQQLTQLLHGTLSMQNRDGGGLEVRVSLPTMPLL